AGGAGGTCGCCGAGGCGATGACCGAAGACACCACCCTCCTCTGGATGGAGACGCCGACGAATCCGCTCTTGCGACTCTGCGACATCGAGGCCATGGCCGAAATCGCCGACGAGTTCGGCGCGCTACTCGGCGTGGACAACACCTTCATGGGTCCGTACTTCCAGCGACCGCTCCAACTCGGCGCTGACGTGGTCGTCCACAGCACCACGAAGTACCTCAACGGTCACAGCGACTCGCTCGGCGGCGCGGCGATTACGTCCGACGACGAGTTCGCCGAGGAAATCGGGTTCCTCCAGCAGGTCGGCATGGGGAACGTCCTCGCGCCGTTCGACGCCTACATGGTCCTCAGAGGCCTGAAGACGCTCCCGCTTCGGATGCGCCAGCACGCCCACAACGCCAGCGAGGTAGCCAGCTATCTCGAAGCCCACGACCGAGTGAAAACGGTTCACTTCCCGGGTCTCGAAAGCCACCCGCAGTACGAACTCGCTAGCCAACAGATGGACGATTACGGCGGTGTCCTCTCGTTCGAACTCGACGGCGACTTAGCAGACGTCGAGCGATTCGTCGCCAACTTGGACGAGTTCACGCTCGCCGTGAGTCTCGGCGGGGTCGAGAGCCTCCTCGAACATCCTGCGAGCATGACCCACTCGCCGCTTCCGGAGGAAGAGCGCGAAGCACTCGGCATCACCGAAACCCTGCTCCGCGTCTCGGTCGGCATCGAACACCCAAAGGACCTGCTTGAAGACCTCGAAAGCGCGTTCGAAGCCATCGGCGCGGAGAGCGAAGACGCACCCGAAACGGCCGCCTCGATGGACTGACGGGGGTTCTGAACCCCCAAGAGACCTCGGGCGCTCTCGAACTCGAATCGAACTCGAACCGGTCAGCCCCCGTTCGCTCCGTCCTTCAGCAGTCGGAGTTTCGGTTCCACGGCCGTTCCGACTAGCAACACTGTGTAGTACGCTCCGCTTTCGAAGTCGATAGGTGTCGTCACTATCGTCTCCTCGCCGTCTGTCCGCCGTACGGACAGTTCGTACTCCGCGGCATCGTGTTCCGTGTAGTCGTTAATGTCGCCGAACGTCCGTTCGGTGAGTACTGGATTTCCATCGACGAGAAAATCGACCGTCGGTGCGCCCGGAACGAAGTGTCCGATTCGAACGCCGAACGTCTCGCTACTCGTGGGCATGGTACATAATTCGGACACGAACGACTTGTACGTAACCCCTTACTGTCCGAGGACGACCACTTCTCGCAGTTCCAATGCGGTCTCGAACTCCTCGCCTCGGTTCTCTCTGCGACCGATTCGGCGCAGTTGCTCGGCGTGCGCTCGTTCGACGGCTTCGTACTCTCGGGGGCCGAGTTCTATCGCTTCGCCGACTTCCCGCCAGAACCCTTCGGGAACGAGATAGACGGCACGCTCGTCGTCCTCGAAGACGCACTCGTTGGTTCGCCGAATTCCCTCTGTGCGTTCTTCGACCTCCTGCTGGGCCTTCGAAACGAGAACGGGAACCTGCTCCCCGGCGACACTCGCCTTCGCGGCAGTGAGGACCAGCACGTCGCCTTCGAGCGGGTCGCCGCTTGCACTCTCTTCGCCGATTCGACTGTCGTCGTCCCCCGTCATGCTCACCCGCCCGCCCGCATCGCTTTCTGGGAGAAGTCTTCGATGAGTGGTTCGAGGGCATCTTCGTCGCCGTCGAAGACGACGGTCACCTCGGTCAACTCGACGGTCGGGCCGATTTCGACTTTCTCCGAAGAGATACTCGCTCGCCAGTCGTCGGCGACCACGTCGCCGTCGCCTTCGGTGTCGCCCGTCTCCATCTCGCCGCCGAGTTTACAGAGGTACTCGCGGGCGAGGCGTTCGCTGATGCCACGGTAGGATTTCTCCCGGCGCATCTATCCACCTGCGACCGGCGGGAAGACGCTGAGTTTGTCGCCGTCTTCGAGGTCGGTGTCCATTCCCTCTAAGTGGTGTACGTCGTCGCCGTTCTTCATCACGGAGACCATCGGCCGGATGTCACCGTCTTCGAAGAGGTCCAAGTCGTACTCGGAGACGAGGTCGGTTAGCACGTCACCGACCGTGGCGTCGTCGGGATACGCCCGTTCGAGGACTTTCTGTCCGACCGCCTCGCGAAAGTTAGCGAAGAACCGCAGTTCGAGGTCCATGTCTTCGAAGTCGGACGCGTCAGGCATAAAGTCGCCGCCGACGGGGTGGCTTGCCGCGATTGAGAGTTAGGCTTCTCGCTCCGCGCGAGCGCGGCGCTTTCCACCGACGTAGCCCGCGACGCCGCCGACGAGGGCACCGATAGCGACAGTGGGGAGCGTGACGAGCGCGAGCGCGACCCCGGTGCCGAACGCGGCCAAGAGACCGCCACTACCGAGGTAGGCGAAGGCTGTCCCAACAGCTAGTATCGATGCGAACACTGCTGCGCCGCCGTGCATCGCGCCCCGGCGACTGCCGGGACCACCGAACCACCCCGCGACGTAGCCGCCGAGTGGGACAGCGAGCGCGGTCAGCGCGGCAGTCGCCGTAACGACCGCTCCGGGAAGACCCACTTCGAAGAGCGTAATGACCGCTCCGGGAAGACCCTCACCGAGGAGTATCGCGGGCACGAGCGGCGGGCCGAGCGTCCCCAGCATCCCGGCGGCGACTGCGCCACCGTCGAGGACGCGACGGTCCTCCTCGGCCTTCTGTTCGGTCTTCGCTCGTCGCGTGCGGTCGAGCGGACTTCGCCCGTTGCCCTCACTCATCTACCCGAAGCGGATGCCGTCGCTCACGATGCGGGCGTTTCGCTCGCGGTCGATATGGGACGCCAGTTCCTCGTGGTCGTACAACTGCTGGACGAGCGCGGCCTGCAGGTCGCGCCACGCCATCGCGTAGATGGGCGATTGGCCCCACGCGCGTAGCTCTGCGACGAAGTCGTCGTACTGCTCCCAGCGGTCCTCGAACCGTTCGAGCGCGTCTACGACCGCGCCGGCGGCCGCGTCGTCGTCTTCTGCGTCCTCGATTGCCTGATTCAGTCGCTGTTCCCAGCCAGCGACCGCCTTCTGCATGTCGTGGGCGGCGTCGTCGCCGTCACCGGGAAGCGACTGGACGATAGGTTCGGGAACTGAAAGCGAGATGTCCTGCATACCACTCGCTTGTGCCCCATCGTTCAAATAGCTACGGCAGAACGGTGGTGAAAAATCAGTCGTCGGAAGGGCGAGGGCTCAGCAGTCGTCGTTCTCGTCGCCGTCGTTGTCGCCGTTCTCGTCGTTGCCGCCGCCGACTTCGACGGTGACGCTGTCGCTCGCCGTCCACCCCGAACGGTCCTCGATGGTCACGGACATCTCGTAAGTGCCAGCGTCGCCGTTCCGGAGTTCGACTTCGCCGGTGATTCCGGGCAGACCGTCCTCCTCAGTGCGGTCTCGCTCGACGTACTCCCAGTCACCTTCGAAGTTCCAGTCGAGCCACGTGTACTCGACTCCCTCTTGGTCGTGGTCGTGGTATCGTTCTTCGTCTTGGTTCAGATAACCAGTGGCCGATAGGGTCACGGAGTCGCCAGTCTCGACCGACGTCGAACTCGCTTCGAGTTCGACCTTCGGCGGAGCGTTCCACGCCGACTCGTCTGCCACGAGTCGGTGGACGCCACCGCCGACGCCTTCCACGTCGTACGCACTCAAGCCGAAGTAGAGCGCATCGTCCGTCGGAACCACCCCGGTACCGTTGCTCGTTCGCGTGCTGGCGAACTGCCCGACAAGCGACCCGTCTTCGGTATCGAGGACGACCAGCGTCTCCGCCCAGACGTAGACGTGACCGCCGGAGACGACCGGTGTCCCGCTGAACGTTCCCAGCGGTGCCACGGATTTCCAACGTTTCTCGCCCGTCTCCGCGTCGAACGCGAACAGCACGCGGGTACTCCCGGCATCGACTTGGTTAGCGGAACTGTAGACGACCCCGTCGTGGACCGCGACGGACTGGTTCGGCGATTGGGCGTCGCCTGCCTCGGGGTCTTGGTAGCCGCGCTGCCAGCGAACCGTTCCCGTCTCGGCGTCTAGTGCTTTGACCGTCCCGGACCCGACGTAGACGGTGCCGTCGGCGACGGTCGGTGCCGACATGCCTTCGACGCTGTCTCGCCACTGTACGTCGCCGCTCGCGGCGTCCAGTGCGAGGACCGTCCCGTCTCGGTTACAGACGTAGACCAGTCCGTCGGCGACTGCCGGTGCAGAAGCGACGCTCTTTCCGTAGTCCACAGTCGGTCCCTCGTAGCCGTCCGTCTGCTTCCACTCGACGCTCCCGTCGGCGGCGTCGAGCGCGTAGACGCCGTCGTAGGCGCTGACGTAGAGCGTCCCATCTACGAGTGCGGGTGAAGCGGTCGCCCCCTTTTCGAAGGTCCACTCGACGCTCCCGTCTGCGGTGGCGAGCGCGTGAACTGCCGTCTTGTCGCCGAAGTAGACCGTCCCGTCGCCGACCGCGGGCGCGGTTTCGGACTTTCCGGCGAGGTCCGTCGTCCACTGTGACTCTCCCGTTTCGGCGTCGAGTGCTTGCGCGTACCCGGAACCGGGACCATAATTGCCCTCGGTCATCGCCACGTAAATCGTCCCATCGACGACCGCTGGAGTACCAAAGACGCCCCAGTAGGTGCCGGTGTCCCAATCGTGAGCTAGATACTTCTCCGGCGGCGAAGCATCGAGGTGGCCCGTGTTCCGTGCGCCGAACTGGAACTGTGCCAGTGCGTCCGCAGTCGAATCGGAGGGCGTTCCGGTAGTGAGACCCGCAGTGCCGAGCGCGAGCGCCGACGCGCTCGCTCCCAAAAACATCCGTCGATTTACGTTTCGCATGCAACTAGTCTGTGTACGAATTCACATTTTCCTATTCGGCGAGTAAGAGTACTGAAAAACGTCTATTCTGCGACTAAACGTTCTAGCCGATTCGAACGTCCAGAAAGAGAGTCTGTCTCGATTGAACGGCTACAGCCACTTCGCCAACTGCACTTCGTCTACGAACTCGCCGTCCACCCGGTAGTGGTCGGCGCGGGTCGCCTCCATCTCCCAGTCGTGGTCCGCGAGCAAGTCGAGCGCGTCGTCGTTGGTCGCGGGGAGGCTCTGGTAGACCTTCCGGTAACCCTGTTCGTCGGCCCACGCCATCCCGCGTTCGAGCAGGTTGCCGCCGATGCCCTGCTCGCGGTAGTCGGGTGCGACGCCGACGGTCAACTCGGCGGTGTGTCTCCGTGCCGGGAGTTCGGAACTCTGGAGGTGGACCCAGCCTAATACTTCCTCTTCGCCCTCCTCAGATTCACTCGTCGCCACGAAGAACATCCGTGACTCTTGGTCGTTCCGCCGAACGAGCGCGTCTTCGCGCTCGATTGCATCCGCTACCTGCTCGTCTACCACGATTGCGCCTTCCGCCGCTACCTCCCGGATGCGGTCGGCGACCGCTTCGCGGTCGCTCTCTCGCGCAGGCCGAACGGTGTAGGAAAAGTCATCGGTTTCGTGGGTCTCCGGTTCTGCATCGGGTGAGACCTCCAACTGCCCTTCGCGCTGGTCGAGGTAGCCTGCCTCGGTCAGTGCCGACACTTCCTCGTTGAACTCGCCGACGGGGAGTCTGACCGTCGGTTCGGTCCCCGACCGAGCGGGCTTCGAGCCAGCGGCCTCCTCGATTCGTACCGCGTCTCGTACGTCTTCCGGCGAGGCGGCACCGCGTCGTTCGACGTACCGATAGATGCGACTCTGTACGTCGGTCTCGAACTCGAAGTTGCGGGTTGCCATACTAGCGACACACGCGTCTCCGACAGAAGGTTATTACCCGGGTAAAGCGGAATTATGCGGTCGATACCCGGTGAATTCTGCGTTTTACCGAAATTGGAATTCGGTCCAGAGTAACTTTCTACGCTACTTCTCTTCGACGTGACGCACGCTCGACGCGATGCCGCGCGTACTCTCGGCCATCTCCGGGCCGGTCATCTGCGCGCGGCCGACGGCGAACGCCTGCGGTCCCTCGATGACTACCTCGTCGCCGACGCGGATGTCGTCGTCTGCGTCCACCACGCCCGGCGCGAGGACGCTTCCGTGGGGCGCGAAGTTGTCGATTTCGACCCGCTTGGTCGGGGCGTCCGACTCGTCCCAGAGATGCGCACCTTCGAGCGTAAAGGAGAGGACGCCGTACTGAGGCACCATCGCGGCGAGTTGCGTGTCGTCTTGGTCGCGCACGCGAAGCTTCGGGTATCGGCTCTCGGTCTGGACGTTCTCGAAGAGGGCATCGCCCGCACCGTCACCGAACTGGTAGTCGGCGATGGCTTTGACCGTGTTGTGTTCGCGCTCGCGCTTGCTGTACTTGAGTTCGTCGTCGAGCGTTCGCATGAGGTTGCCGAGCGATTCGGTGGTCGTCGGGTGGTCCTCGACGGTGTACTCGAACTCCATGTCGAGTGCGTCTTCGACGCGCTCGCAGACCTCTCGGTAGCCTTCGGGCGGGACGTGTGCGATGACTCTGGGGTAGTCGTTGCGTTCGAGATAGCGTTTGAGCACTTTGGCGACGAACTGCTTTTCGTCCTCGGACCAGCGACCAGTCACCACGGAGTCGTAGTGCTGTGCCGGATACGTCAGTTCGAGTTCTTGCGGAACGACGCCAATCGGTGAGGTCATCGACACGGTGTGACCCCGGAACTGGATGGCGTCGTGGTACTGGCCGTGGCTCTGGGACTCGCTGTAGGGCTTCTTCGCAGAGCAGGGCACCAGCACGAGCGGATTGTCGAAGCGATTCTGGTACCGAGTGGTCACGCGCTCGGCGAACCGCTGAATCTCGACGCGCCGGAGGGTGTCTTCGGTCGCGGCGGTCAACTCGGCGTCGCGGATGACCGGCGTGCGCTCTTCGACGTAGCTCCACTGCTGGTCGAACTCCCGGAACGCGGCGGTGAGCCACTGCTCGTGGCGCGCTTGGCCTTCGATGTAGTCGCGAAGTCGGCCCGAGCGGATTCGCTCGCGGACGACGCCAAGTTCGGCGCGCAGTGCGTTGGCGTTGTGTTCGGCGCAGTCCTCGCGGTCGAATTTCGAGAGCGGTTGCTGGCAGGCCGGGCAGGCACAGGGAAGTTCCGAGAGGTCGTCGAGGAAATGATGGCCCTCCGAAGTCAGATATCGGCCTTCTAATCCGGCGACGACCGCCTTGTCGGTGTCAACGAGGTCCACTCCGGCGGAAACGAGCGTGGCGACGTTCGCGGGCGTGGCGACCCCCGACAGGTAGAGCGCGCTGTCTGCGGGGATGGCGTCGCGCGTCTCGATAATCGCGTCCTTGAACGCCGCGCCGTGGCCCGTGAACCCCTGCGGACCGGAGAGGACGTAGGCGTCTGCGCCATAATCCACGGCCGTCTCTGGTGCGACAACTGCCGCGCTCGGGTAGTCCACGTCAGGATACTCGACGGCGAAGGAGTCCATCACTTCTTCGTCGGTGCCACTCGGGAACCCGCGGTGTGGGAGGATAGTGAGACTCGCTCCGTCGCCCTCCGGAACCTGTTGGTCGTCTACCCAGAGGCTCCCCGCATCGGAAACGAAGTCGTCGGCGACGGTCGGCGTCGTCACCGACTCAGCGAGTCTGAGTTCGGCGATGCGCGCCGGGCCGTCGCGCTCGTGAACTTCGAAGTAGTCGGTCATACTGCGGAATCGGGTCGGGAGGGGGAACTATCTTGCGTAACGCCGTGACTGCGTGAGTCGTGAACTTCTACTCTGTAGTTCACGCTACCGCGACTACGAGTTCGTCGCTGTTGCTTACCTCTTTTGGTCGTCCTCGAAGTCCACAGTCAGTGCATTCTCGACCAAATTTTCGTGACCGCGGCGCAGTCGCTCCGAGACCGCCTGGTGAGAAATCGACAGTTCGTCGGCGAGGTCGCGGGCAGAGGCGTTTCGGGGGACGGTGTAGTACCCACTGTCGAGAGCAGACGTCAGCGCTTCGTACTGTTCTTCGGTCAGGCCGTACTGGCCGTAGCCTTTGGTGTGGTTCAGTTCGTGAACTTGCTCGACGTTCACGTCGAGGCCTTGGTCTTGACAGAAATCGTAGGTTGCGGAGAACGCGTCGCGGTCCGGGAAGACGATGCGAAGGTGCCACCGGTTGTCTTGCCCCGCCGCTTTGAGGATGGCCGCGCCGTGTTCGGTCATCGAGTGGAAGAGGAGATCTACCGACTCCACCCACTCCATCTGGTAGAATCGACCGTCTACGAGTTTCGAAAGGCGTTCTTCGTTGTCGACTGTTGGGTCTTCGGCCAACGCGTCCTCGAACGCGTCGAGTTCGTCGTCGCTGCCCGAAGCCCAGCAAAACGGCATCACGCGGTCCCGGCCGTGTGCGACGACCCGCTCGGCTTCCACCTCCACCGCTGGTACATTCGGGAGCGTCTCTCTGAGTGCAAACTCTGACGTCGGCACACCCAACTGCGCGATAGTACTCATGCACTCACACTACGACGAGGACGGTAATATGAGTTGTAGCCGGACGTTGGGTGACTAACTCCTTGGCCGTCTTGCTCAGACTCGCACGACGAACGTTCCAGACCTCCGTCTCACGCCCGAATCGACGATTCCGGCAATACCGTGGTTCTTTCAACCGTTACTAATCTGGATAAAAAACTATAAATAAGTATATTGTGAAATGCAAACAATGCAGAAAATACGAGTGGAAGACACACTCTCCCGTAGTTCGGGAGACGTCCCACCAGACGACGCGATACAGGAGTTTCTCGACTTGCTGAACGAGTTGAAGGCGACTGGCTGTAACCTCCTAGTCGTCGGGGACGAACCGCGCTGTACGTTCACGCGAGCGAGCAAACGACTGTTCGGCGACGCCGAGGCGATGCGGTACCGACTGCTCGCGGTCACCGACGCGACGCCGCAGTCGGTCGCCGACAGACTGCCAGACGCCGAATCGACGCCGCGACCGGTCGAGGAGACTACGCACGTCCTCACGCACGCTCAGACCCCACGGTGCGTGACTACGTCCGAAATTTCGGACTCCCAGCGCGAACTCGCGAGTGTCAGGGAGACCCGTATCGCCGACCCCGAACTCTGTGGACTCCAATCGGCGCTCGTGGAGGGCATCGAAACGTTCGCCGACGCCACGCCCCGACTGAGACCCGGAGACCTGCGCGTCGGTATCGACTCGCTGGGTTCGCTACTCGACGAGTACGACCAAGCGGTCGTTCGACGGTGTCTCGACACGGTCGGTCGGCACGTCTGCAAGTACGACGGGATGGCCCACTACGTCCTCCCAGAAGCCTACGACAGCGACCGAGTGCAGTCCCTCCTCGGCGCGTTCGACGCCGTCATCGAGGTCCGGCGAGTCTCCGACGAGTACGAACACGACGCCGAAGAACGCTGGCACGTGCCCGACGAGGGGTTGACTATCGGTTGGACGCCACTGTAGCCGACTCGGCTTCGTTCTCTGCGGACTCGGCTTCGTTCTCGCCGCTCGGCCTCGTTCTTCGACCGCGTTCTCCGATTTCTTCCGCTGAGCAATCCTACCTTGAGTACGACGGGGAAGCTATTTTACGGTTGCACTGACAGCAGTAACTAGACCTTTCGCCGTGTCGCCACTAGCCATGTCTCCGGAGATAACCCGTCTGAACGACGCCCACGGCGTCGAAATCGTGGACCCGATAGAGTCGCGTCGGTTCACGATACGGACCACGGGTGCGGTCTCGCCGACGCCAGGGACTACCGGAGCGTTCGCGTTTCCCGTCGAGACGGTCCGTCGAATCGAAACCCGAGGACTCGTACTCCCGTACGCGATTCCGATGGACCTCCGGACAGCCGACGGCGACCACTGTGCCGACATCAGTCCACCAGTCTCCGAGCGGTTCCCCGACGACGAGTATCTGATCGAACTCCACGCACCCATCAAACTGTACTTCCGCGTGGACGGCGCGTTCGGCATCGAGGCTGGCACCGACGAAGTCCGGATTTGCTTCGACGATTCGACAGTCGTCTCGGTCGGTGCGCGGTCGTACCACAGTTCTCCGGCGACGACTATCACGGTCCCGGACGACCCGGCGGCGTTGTTGCAGGCCGTCGAGACGTTCTCCTCGACGCTGAAGACGACGAGTCCCGAGCGGAGTTTCCCGACGCTTCGTGGGCACCCGCCAGCACTCGAACGTGGCGACAGACTCTCTATTCCCGACGAACTGAGGAGACCCGACACCGGCGTGCAGCTGCATCTCCCGGCCGAATACGAGTACGTCTACCCTGCCGCGCCGTTGGCGTTCTACCTCGGCGCGGAACTGCTGGTTGACGAGAAGCCGGGCGTGACGACCGACAGCGGGTTCGTCCGTACGCTCCCGGAGGGCGTCGAGGAGTTCAACGACGCTGTCGCCAGTCTCCTCAAGCGCGTCTTCCTGCTCGACTGCGTGACTCGGACCGAGGGATTCTACCCCGTAGACCTCGCCGAGCGGCGAGTCGTCGAGTCCCACGTCGAACTCGACTTTTCGACGCTGTACGAGGCGTCAATCGACGAGCGGCTCGAAGCCTACGCGTCGGTTCCCGACGACGTGATTTCGGAAGCCTTGCCGGAGTGGCACCGAGCGACCCACGTCCGGCCGAACGCCGACGGTATCGGATTGCTCCCGTATCTGGTCTACGACCTATCGCTCGTCTACGCCAAGCCGAAACGCGACGAATCGTGGGAGCCGACCGAAGCCCAGCGCAAGACGCAGGCAGCCATCGAGGAGTTCCACCGCTCTACCAGCGAGGCGGAACTCGTCCGCTCCGCGCGTGGTGGGACCAACACAGTGGGCGACGACCTCCGCTCGATTCGCAGTGGCGACGGTGACGAGGCCACGGCACCCGGTATTCCCGACCTCGACGAGTACATCTCGCTCCCCGAGGTGGACGCACTCGAACAAGCGTGGGTCGGCGACGGAACGCCGATTCACGGCGCGAAACTGCTCGAAGAAGCGTTCGAGCGCGACCCGCCGGAGGCCGCAGACGGCACCATCGACATCACCGTCGTCTGCAACGACGAGAAGATGCGCAAAGAGTGGGACACCGCCAGCGAGGTGTACGCGAGCCGTGACGACATTCTGGTGGACGTAGATACGCGGTTCGACGTTTCGACAGCGGAGTTACGGGAGTTGCTAGAACGAGAGACCGACGTACTGCACTTCATCGGCCACATCGACGGTGCCGGGTTCAAGTGTTCGGATGGAATTCTGAACGCCGAAGAATCGGACCTCTCCGTGGGCGTGACGACGTTATTGCTGAACGGCTGTCGCTCGCACGACCAAGGTATCGCGCTGGTGAAACAGGGTGCGAGTGCAACTGTAGCGAGTCTCTGGGACTTGCCGAACAGTGCTGCGGTGGAAGTCGGCGAGACGTTTGCGAGATTGTTGAACTACGGATTCACAGTCG
The sequence above is a segment of the Halorussus halophilus genome. Coding sequences within it:
- a CDS encoding trans-sulfuration enzyme family protein; the encoded protein is MSPERLSEGDRSRFETLSVTYGEEPDLSNGMGDVTVPIHLASTYAVEGIDMDTGLDDLDPDQDQFLYTRLSNPTRHALEKRLAALEDGDHAMAFASGTSAIVSTVMAAVEPGDHIVAFEDLYGGTNTMLKELFRDKLNVGVDFVDAADPEEVAEAMTEDTTLLWMETPTNPLLRLCDIEAMAEIADEFGALLGVDNTFMGPYFQRPLQLGADVVVHSTTKYLNGHSDSLGGAAITSDDEFAEEIGFLQQVGMGNVLAPFDAYMVLRGLKTLPLRMRQHAHNASEVASYLEAHDRVKTVHFPGLESHPQYELASQQMDDYGGVLSFELDGDLADVERFVANLDEFTLAVSLGGVESLLEHPASMTHSPLPEEEREALGITETLLRVSVGIEHPKDLLEDLESAFEAIGAESEDAPETAASMD
- a CDS encoding DUF4397 domain-containing protein, yielding MPTSSETFGVRIGHFVPGAPTVDFLVDGNPVLTERTFGDINDYTEHDAAEYELSVRRTDGEETIVTTPIDFESGAYYTVLLVGTAVEPKLRLLKDGANGG
- a CDS encoding ubiquitin-like small modifier protein 1, with the protein product MDLELRFFANFREAVGQKVLERAYPDDATVGDVLTDLVSEYDLDLFEDGDIRPMVSVMKNGDDVHHLEGMDTDLEDGDKLSVFPPVAGG
- a CDS encoding outer membrane protein assembly factor BamB family protein, with amino-acid sequence MRNVNRRMFLGASASALALGTAGLTTGTPSDSTADALAQFQFGARNTGHLDASPPEKYLAHDWDTGTYWGVFGTPAVVDGTIYVAMTEGNYGPGSGYAQALDAETGESQWTTDLAGKSETAPAVGDGTVYFGDKTAVHALATADGSVEWTFEKGATASPALVDGTLYVSAYDGVYALDAADGSVEWKQTDGYEGPTVDYGKSVASAPAVADGLVYVCNRDGTVLALDAASGDVQWRDSVEGMSAPTVADGTVYVGSGTVKALDAETGTVRWQRGYQDPEAGDAQSPNQSVAVHDGVVYSSANQVDAGSTRVLFAFDAETGEKRWKSVAPLGTFSGTPVVSGGHVYVWAETLVVLDTEDGSLVGQFASTRTSNGTGVVPTDDALYFGLSAYDVEGVGGGVHRLVADESAWNAPPKVELEASSTSVETGDSVTLSATGYLNQDEERYHDHDQEGVEYTWLDWNFEGDWEYVERDRTEEDGLPGITGEVELRNGDAGTYEMSVTIEDRSGWTASDSVTVEVGGGNDENGDNDGDENDDC
- a CDS encoding GNAT family N-acetyltransferase, with product MATRNFEFETDVQSRIYRYVERRGAASPEDVRDAVRIEEAAGSKPARSGTEPTVRLPVGEFNEEVSALTEAGYLDQREGQLEVSPDAEPETHETDDFSYTVRPARESDREAVADRIREVAAEGAIVVDEQVADAIEREDALVRRNDQESRMFFVATSESEEGEEEVLGWVHLQSSELPARRHTAELTVGVAPDYREQGIGGNLLERGMAWADEQGYRKVYQSLPATNDDALDLLADHDWEMEATRADHYRVDGEFVDEVQLAKWL
- the arcS gene encoding archaeosine synthase subunit alpha; this translates as MTDYFEVHERDGPARIAELRLAESVTTPTVADDFVSDAGSLWVDDQQVPEGDGASLTILPHRGFPSGTDEEVMDSFAVEYPDVDYPSAAVVAPETAVDYGADAYVLSGPQGFTGHGAAFKDAIIETRDAIPADSALYLSGVATPANVATLVSAGVDLVDTDKAVVAGLEGRYLTSEGHHFLDDLSELPCACPACQQPLSKFDREDCAEHNANALRAELGVVRERIRSGRLRDYIEGQARHEQWLTAAFREFDQQWSYVEERTPVIRDAELTAATEDTLRRVEIQRFAERVTTRYQNRFDNPLVLVPCSAKKPYSESQSHGQYHDAIQFRGHTVSMTSPIGVVPQELELTYPAQHYDSVVTGRWSEDEKQFVAKVLKRYLERNDYPRVIAHVPPEGYREVCERVEDALDMEFEYTVEDHPTTTESLGNLMRTLDDELKYSKREREHNTVKAIADYQFGDGAGDALFENVQTESRYPKLRVRDQDDTQLAAMVPQYGVLSFTLEGAHLWDESDAPTKRVEIDNFAPHGSVLAPGVVDADDDIRVGDEVVIEGPQAFAVGRAQMTGPEMAESTRGIASSVRHVEEK
- a CDS encoding helix-turn-helix domain-containing protein, yielding MSTIAQLGVPTSEFALRETLPNVPAVEVEAERVVAHGRDRVMPFCWASGSDDELDAFEDALAEDPTVDNEERLSKLVDGRFYQMEWVESVDLLFHSMTEHGAAILKAAGQDNRWHLRIVFPDRDAFSATYDFCQDQGLDVNVEQVHELNHTKGYGQYGLTEEQYEALTSALDSGYYTVPRNASARDLADELSISHQAVSERLRRGHENLVENALTVDFEDDQKR
- a CDS encoding DUF7504 family protein gives rise to the protein MQKIRVEDTLSRSSGDVPPDDAIQEFLDLLNELKATGCNLLVVGDEPRCTFTRASKRLFGDAEAMRYRLLAVTDATPQSVADRLPDAESTPRPVEETTHVLTHAQTPRCVTTSEISDSQRELASVRETRIADPELCGLQSALVEGIETFADATPRLRPGDLRVGIDSLGSLLDEYDQAVVRRCLDTVGRHVCKYDGMAHYVLPEAYDSDRVQSLLGAFDAVIEVRRVSDEYEHDAEERWHVPDEGLTIGWTPL
- a CDS encoding CHAT domain-containing protein, with the translated sequence MSPEITRLNDAHGVEIVDPIESRRFTIRTTGAVSPTPGTTGAFAFPVETVRRIETRGLVLPYAIPMDLRTADGDHCADISPPVSERFPDDEYLIELHAPIKLYFRVDGAFGIEAGTDEVRICFDDSTVVSVGARSYHSSPATTITVPDDPAALLQAVETFSSTLKTTSPERSFPTLRGHPPALERGDRLSIPDELRRPDTGVQLHLPAEYEYVYPAAPLAFYLGAELLVDEKPGVTTDSGFVRTLPEGVEEFNDAVASLLKRVFLLDCVTRTEGFYPVDLAERRVVESHVELDFSTLYEASIDERLEAYASVPDDVISEALPEWHRATHVRPNADGIGLLPYLVYDLSLVYAKPKRDESWEPTEAQRKTQAAIEEFHRSTSEAELVRSARGGTNTVGDDLRSIRSGDGDEATAPGIPDLDEYISLPEVDALEQAWVGDGTPIHGAKLLEEAFERDPPEAADGTIDITVVCNDEKMRKEWDTASEVYASRDDILVDVDTRFDVSTAELRELLERETDVLHFIGHIDGAGFKCSDGILNAEESDLSVGVTTLLLNGCRSHDQGIALVKQGASATVASLWDLPNSAAVEVGETFARLLNYGFTVGSAVKIVEDFLLIGREYVVLGDWMAAISQCEYGVPRVYEITKSDGNKREIEFKNIDYPTRIHNVGSLTIPYGDERNKEFLAIGESSKHTVSDDSFHNLLVSDTEPVVIDKELNWLCGWEFNN